Proteins from a genomic interval of Rhodothermales bacterium:
- a CDS encoding 2-oxoacid:ferredoxin oxidoreductase subunit beta, whose protein sequence is MADENKKPRKPTLPPGMEKRKPTLPPGSEKRQPTMPPGAPAGRKATLPPGMKPGGQPAGKRTPNRPPGGNLPPGKKAKLPPGMGGDGASVLTRADFTSDQDVRWCPGCGDYAILATVQRLMPEIDTPKENVVFISGIGCSSRFPYYMKTYGMHSIHGRAPTIATGLKASRPELDVWIVTGDGDGLSIGGNHLIHLMRRNVNVQLLLFNNQIYGLTKGQYSPTSETGKVTKSTPFGSIDHPFNPTALVLGADATFVARTMDRDPKHMKKHLKAAHAHRGTSFLEIYQNCNIFNDGAFFEYTEKATKSDRAIFIEHGKPLTYAGGTKGLRLEGFHLEAVDLGDKWSASDCVVYDETSVELAGIVGRMFRDAVLPQPFGVFYRVERPTYEDQLHAQIKDVTGRRGKGELKALLNAGDTWEVA, encoded by the coding sequence ATGGCTGACGAGAACAAGAAGCCCCGCAAGCCGACGCTGCCTCCGGGCATGGAGAAGCGCAAACCGACGCTTCCTCCCGGATCCGAGAAGCGGCAACCGACCATGCCGCCCGGTGCCCCGGCAGGGCGCAAGGCCACGCTGCCTCCGGGAATGAAACCGGGTGGCCAGCCCGCGGGCAAGCGCACCCCCAATCGTCCGCCAGGTGGCAACCTCCCGCCCGGCAAGAAGGCCAAGTTGCCGCCCGGAATGGGTGGAGACGGCGCTTCCGTTCTGACGCGCGCGGACTTCACCAGCGACCAGGACGTGCGCTGGTGCCCGGGGTGCGGGGACTACGCCATCCTGGCCACCGTGCAGCGGCTCATGCCGGAGATCGACACGCCGAAGGAGAACGTGGTGTTCATCAGCGGCATCGGCTGCTCGAGCCGCTTTCCGTACTACATGAAGACGTACGGCATGCACTCCATCCACGGACGCGCGCCGACGATTGCCACGGGCCTGAAGGCCTCACGGCCGGAGCTGGATGTGTGGATTGTCACGGGCGATGGGGATGGTCTGTCCATCGGCGGCAACCACCTGATTCACCTGATGCGGCGCAACGTCAACGTGCAGCTGTTGCTGTTCAACAACCAGATCTACGGGTTGACCAAGGGGCAGTACAGCCCGACGTCGGAGACCGGCAAGGTGACCAAATCCACGCCGTTCGGTTCGATTGACCACCCGTTCAATCCGACGGCGCTGGTGCTGGGTGCGGATGCCACGTTCGTGGCGCGCACCATGGACAGGGATCCCAAGCACATGAAGAAGCACCTCAAGGCGGCACACGCCCACCGGGGTACCTCTTTCCTGGAGATCTACCAGAACTGCAACATCTTCAATGACGGCGCCTTCTTCGAGTACACCGAGAAGGCCACCAAGTCAGACCGGGCGATCTTCATTGAGCACGGCAAACCGCTGACCTACGCCGGCGGCACCAAGGGACTTAGGCTGGAAGGCTTCCACCTCGAGGCCGTGGACCTGGGCGACAAATGGTCGGCCTCGGACTGCGTGGTCTATGACGAGACCAGCGTGGAGCTGGCCGGAATCGTGGGACGCATGTTCCGCGATGCGGTCCTGCCGCAGCCGTTCGGCGTGTTCTATCGCGTGGAGCGGCCCACCTATGAGGACCAGTTGCACGCGCAGATCAAAGATGTGACCGGTCGTCGCGGAAAGGGAGAACTGAAGGCGCTCCTGAACGCGGGGGATACCTGGGAGGTGGCGTAG
- a CDS encoding 2-oxoacid:acceptor oxidoreductase subunit alpha, with translation MAQKTVESIPEATILFAGDSGDGMQLTGSQFTLATAYAMNDLATLPDFPAEIRAPAGTTYGVSGFQLHFGSVNIRTPGDEVDLLVAMNPAALKVNLDRVRKGGSVLVNTSAFDKRSLDLAGYDANPLEDDSLDGYQLIRVELTKLTREALKDSPLNQKEIDRSKNMFALGLALWLYSRPTEPAERWISQKFAKKPDILAANLHLLKKGYHYGETTEQFVVRFEVDPASLAPGRYRAIQGVHALAMGLVAASVESGLPLFYGSYPITPASDLLHTLSRYKHFGVMTFQAEDEIAAVGATIGAAFGGSLAVTGTSGPGVALKAEAIGLAQITELPMVIVNMQRGGPSTGLPTKTEQSDLLQAMFGRNGDSAMPIVAPSTPGDCFEAAYEAARIAVTYMTPVMLLSDGYLANGSAPWLIPDPDKLPSFKPGFAKETNAEVNGEQVFLPYVRDKETLSRPWAKPGTKGLEHRIGGLEKEDETGNVSYDPANHELMTKIRAEKVERVARDLPPLDVYGEVEGDVLLLGWGSTRGSIEAAVDRLRSAGHFVGSVHLRHVCPFPLDLESVVKRYRHVIVPELNNGQLVRVLRDRYLLPFRSFTKIQGRPFQAGELVSFVESVLAGN, from the coding sequence ATGGCTCAGAAAACCGTCGAGTCCATCCCCGAAGCCACGATTCTGTTCGCAGGCGATTCGGGAGACGGCATGCAGTTGACGGGATCGCAGTTCACGCTGGCAACGGCGTATGCGATGAACGACCTCGCGACCCTGCCAGACTTCCCTGCGGAGATCCGCGCTCCCGCCGGCACCACCTACGGAGTCAGTGGATTCCAGCTGCACTTCGGGTCTGTCAATATCCGCACACCGGGAGACGAAGTCGATCTTCTGGTGGCCATGAATCCGGCCGCCCTGAAGGTCAATCTGGACCGGGTGCGCAAGGGCGGCTCGGTGCTGGTCAATACCAGCGCGTTCGACAAACGCTCGCTGGACCTGGCCGGGTACGACGCGAATCCGCTGGAGGACGACTCGCTGGACGGATACCAGCTCATCCGGGTGGAGCTGACCAAGCTCACTCGCGAGGCGCTCAAGGACAGTCCGCTGAACCAGAAGGAGATCGACCGCTCCAAGAACATGTTCGCGCTGGGCCTGGCGCTGTGGCTGTACTCGCGGCCCACGGAGCCGGCGGAGCGCTGGATCAGCCAGAAGTTTGCCAAGAAGCCGGACATCCTGGCGGCGAACCTGCACCTGCTCAAGAAGGGTTACCACTACGGAGAGACCACCGAGCAGTTTGTGGTTCGGTTCGAAGTGGATCCGGCATCGCTGGCACCCGGGCGGTATCGCGCCATCCAGGGCGTGCATGCACTGGCGATGGGGTTGGTGGCGGCCTCCGTGGAATCCGGGCTTCCCCTGTTCTACGGATCGTACCCGATTACGCCGGCTTCGGACCTGCTGCACACGCTCAGTCGGTACAAGCATTTCGGGGTGATGACCTTCCAGGCCGAGGATGAGATTGCGGCTGTCGGCGCGACGATCGGTGCGGCGTTTGGCGGTTCGCTCGCTGTAACCGGAACGTCCGGGCCTGGCGTGGCCCTGAAGGCGGAGGCGATCGGACTCGCGCAGATCACCGAGTTGCCGATGGTGATCGTCAACATGCAGCGGGGCGGACCGTCCACCGGCTTGCCGACCAAGACCGAGCAGAGTGATCTGCTCCAGGCCATGTTCGGCCGCAATGGGGATTCGGCGATGCCGATTGTGGCGCCGTCCACGCCCGGCGACTGTTTTGAGGCGGCGTACGAGGCGGCGCGCATCGCGGTCACCTACATGACGCCGGTCATGCTGCTGTCGGACGGGTATCTCGCCAACGGCTCTGCTCCGTGGCTCATCCCGGACCCGGACAAACTGCCGTCCTTCAAGCCGGGCTTTGCCAAAGAGACCAACGCCGAGGTGAACGGCGAGCAGGTTTTCCTGCCCTATGTGCGCGACAAGGAGACGCTCTCCCGTCCGTGGGCCAAGCCCGGCACCAAGGGGCTCGAGCATCGCATCGGCGGTCTGGAGAAAGAGGACGAGACCGGCAACGTCTCCTACGACCCCGCCAATCACGAGTTGATGACCAAGATCCGGGCGGAGAAGGTGGAGCGCGTGGCGCGCGATCTGCCCCCGCTGGACGTATACGGGGAAGTGGAGGGCGATGTGCTCCTGCTCGGCTGGGGCTCCACGCGGGGCTCGATCGAGGCGGCGGTAGATCGCTTGCGATCGGCGGGTCACTTCGTCGGCTCTGTGCATCTGCGCCACGTCTGTCCCTTCCCGCTGGACCTGGAGTCCGTGGTGAAGCGCTACAGGCACGTCATCGTGCCCGAGCTCAACAACGGACAGCTGGTGCGCGTGCTGCGTGACCGGTATCTGCTGCCGTTCCGCTCCTTCACCAAAATCCAGGGTCGCCCCTTCCAGGCGGGCGAGCTCGTGTCGTTTGTCGAATCGGTGCTCGCCGGAAACTGA
- a CDS encoding UbiA family prenyltransferase encodes MPENTPTVLQWLRFLRWPNLAIIALTMVLVRWTGMGPLLGNPGVWGVSHLAFAGMVLATLLIAAAGYVANDIVDRGIDEINKPGRVFIGRAMRIEQAWSLTAGLIVAAAVCLLPLVRQVGFYWWMTLYPVSAVLLIAYAFRLKCVPVAGNVVVSLLSAFVPLLVLSADRPALAASNLAPGTALISGFALFAFLASLFREVVKDLEDVSGDEVFGCRTLAVIARDRANLVAQGAAVMLLVAVLAFLVMWPLGGWLAWLIGVVGVGMPTGVALVRVRAARMPAEYARVSLLAKLTMLGGLLMLPALSGAV; translated from the coding sequence GTGCCCGAAAACACGCCAACCGTGCTTCAATGGCTGCGATTCCTGCGCTGGCCGAACCTCGCGATCATCGCGCTGACCATGGTGTTGGTGCGGTGGACGGGCATGGGGCCGCTCCTTGGCAATCCGGGCGTGTGGGGGGTCTCCCACCTCGCTTTCGCGGGCATGGTGCTGGCCACGCTGCTGATTGCGGCGGCCGGCTACGTGGCCAACGACATCGTCGACCGCGGCATCGACGAAATCAACAAACCCGGCCGCGTCTTCATCGGGCGAGCGATGCGCATTGAGCAGGCATGGAGCCTGACGGCCGGCCTGATCGTGGCTGCAGCTGTCTGCCTCCTGCCGCTGGTCCGGCAGGTCGGCTTCTACTGGTGGATGACGCTCTATCCGGTGTCCGCCGTGCTGCTGATCGCGTATGCGTTCAGACTCAAGTGCGTGCCGGTGGCCGGAAACGTGGTGGTGTCGCTGCTCTCGGCGTTCGTTCCGCTGCTCGTGCTGTCTGCCGACCGGCCGGCCCTGGCCGCGAGCAACCTGGCGCCCGGCACGGCTCTGATCTCCGGGTTCGCGCTGTTCGCGTTCCTGGCCTCGCTTTTCAGGGAGGTTGTGAAAGACCTGGAGGACGTCTCGGGCGATGAGGTCTTCGGCTGCCGCACGCTCGCCGTGATTGCTCGGGATCGCGCCAACCTTGTGGCGCAGGGGGCCGCGGTCATGTTGTTGGTCGCCGTGCTGGCGTTTTTGGTGATGTGGCCGCTCGGCGGCTGGCTGGCGTGGCTCATTGGTGTGGTCGGCGTGGGCATGCCAACCGGGGTGGCGCTCGTCCGGGTGCGCGCGGCCAGGATGCCGGCGGAGTATGCGCGGGTCAGCCTGCTCGCCAAGCTGACCATGTTGGGTGGTCTGCTGATGCTCCCTGCGCTCTCCGGGGCCGTCTGA
- a CDS encoding BtpA/SgcQ family protein → MQKDFYDLFPNERPVIGVIHTGPSPGVPGFICVDSCVDRAFAEAEAYVEGGVDGIIIENMHDFPCVHEREMGPEIAAFMTRVARAVKRRASRLPVGIQVLFQGNRTALAVALGAGCDFVRAEGWTYAHISDKGMAEACAGESIRYRHMIGADHIPIFTDVQKKHASHAITGDLDIGDVAYGMTLHRSDAVIVTGSHTGSAPDPEDLVAVRHATELPILIGSGLSTENLAEYAPFADGFIIGSAMKENGHWDAPVCDTAVAEIMEAARRVRAEAPTA, encoded by the coding sequence ATGCAGAAGGACTTCTACGATCTCTTTCCCAACGAGCGGCCTGTCATCGGGGTAATCCACACGGGCCCGTCTCCCGGCGTGCCCGGATTCATCTGCGTCGACAGTTGTGTGGACCGCGCTTTTGCTGAAGCCGAGGCCTATGTCGAAGGTGGGGTCGACGGCATCATCATCGAAAACATGCACGACTTCCCGTGTGTGCATGAGCGGGAGATGGGGCCGGAGATCGCCGCGTTTATGACGCGCGTGGCCCGCGCGGTCAAGCGGCGTGCGAGCCGGCTGCCGGTCGGAATCCAGGTACTGTTCCAGGGCAATCGCACCGCGTTGGCCGTGGCGCTGGGCGCCGGATGCGACTTTGTGCGCGCCGAGGGATGGACCTATGCCCACATCTCAGACAAGGGCATGGCCGAGGCGTGCGCCGGCGAGAGCATCCGCTATCGCCACATGATCGGCGCCGACCACATTCCCATATTTACCGACGTGCAGAAGAAGCACGCGTCCCACGCCATCACCGGCGATCTCGACATCGGCGACGTGGCCTACGGTATGACGCTGCACCGATCGGATGCTGTAATCGTGACCGGCAGCCACACGGGTTCGGCCCCGGACCCCGAGGACCTGGTCGCCGTGCGGCACGCCACCGAACTGCCCATCCTGATTGGAAGCGGCCTCTCCACGGAGAATCTTGCCGAGTATGCCCCCTTTGCGGACGGATTCATTATCGGCTCCGCCATGAAGGAAAACGGTCACTGGGACGCGCCTGTTTGCGACACGGCCGTGGCGGAGATCATGGAAGCCGCACGCCGGGTCCGCGCGGAGGCACCCACCGCCTGA
- the apaG gene encoding Co2+/Mg2+ efflux protein ApaG, with protein MVPYVATTEDITVTVRPVYLDGQSDVLNKRFVFGYFVRIENEGRAEVQLLRRHWHIQDSRGRVQEVEGEGVVGQTPVIAPGDSHEYNSFCIIETFEGSMEGTYLMQREGGSRFKVSIPRFDLRAAAN; from the coding sequence ATGGTCCCTTACGTAGCCACAACGGAAGACATCACGGTCACGGTGCGCCCCGTCTATCTCGACGGGCAGTCCGACGTACTGAACAAGCGCTTTGTGTTCGGCTACTTCGTGCGCATCGAAAACGAAGGCCGCGCGGAAGTGCAGTTGCTTCGCCGCCACTGGCACATCCAGGACTCACGAGGCCGGGTGCAGGAGGTCGAGGGCGAAGGGGTCGTCGGCCAGACCCCTGTGATTGCACCGGGCGACAGCCACGAATACAACTCCTTCTGCATCATCGAAACCTTTGAGGGGTCGATGGAAGGCACCTATCTCATGCAGCGCGAGGGGGGCAGCCGATTCAAGGTCAGCATCCCCCGATTTGACCTGCGGGCAGCGGCCAATTAG
- a CDS encoding nuclear transport factor 2 family protein, which produces MPHRLLLLSVLLTGAGCSAPQSPDSAEAQTVRAFTQAFNEHDVAAMALFLHEDAHWIYLMDDSLYTEAESREAITTSMAGYFEAYSDVNSSLESVHSLGPFVTAVERVSWNGGQNAQSATVVYELENDLIRRVWYHDAVR; this is translated from the coding sequence ATGCCCCATCGTCTGCTCCTTCTTTCCGTTCTGCTAACCGGAGCCGGATGTTCGGCACCCCAATCGCCGGATTCTGCTGAAGCCCAGACGGTCCGCGCGTTTACGCAGGCCTTCAACGAGCACGACGTGGCGGCCATGGCGCTGTTTCTCCATGAGGATGCCCACTGGATCTATCTCATGGACGATTCGCTCTACACCGAAGCCGAAAGCCGAGAGGCGATCACAACCTCCATGGCCGGCTACTTCGAAGCCTATTCCGACGTGAACTCAAGCCTGGAGTCGGTGCATTCGTTGGGTCCGTTCGTGACTGCCGTCGAGCGGGTAAGCTGGAACGGAGGACAGAATGCACAGAGCGCAACGGTGGTCTACGAGCTCGAAAACGACCTCATCCGCCGGGTCTGGTACCACGACGCGGTGCGCTGA
- a CDS encoding c-type cytochrome has protein sequence MTLRMLLPIALLVAACAPEDPHLAPVEPVLSPLEQGEALYLQYCQNCHGTDARGTGPVADMLRIPPTDLTLIAERNMGPYPADEVASYIDGRRDTDAHGPRSMPVWGNIWTDTDGSPEAEAEVQRQINLIVEYLRTLQEDIPDL, from the coding sequence ATGACCCTCCGCATGCTGCTCCCGATCGCCCTCCTCGTGGCCGCCTGTGCTCCGGAAGACCCACACCTGGCGCCCGTGGAACCCGTTTTGTCCCCGCTCGAACAGGGCGAGGCACTGTATCTCCAGTACTGCCAGAACTGCCACGGCACCGACGCACGCGGGACCGGCCCGGTGGCCGACATGCTGCGTATCCCGCCGACTGACCTTACGCTGATCGCGGAACGCAACATGGGCCCGTATCCGGCGGATGAGGTAGCGTCTTATATCGATGGTCGGCGCGACACCGACGCCCACGGACCTCGCAGCATGCCCGTCTGGGGCAACATCTGGACAGACACCGACGGCAGTCCCGAGGCCGAAGCGGAGGTGCAGCGGCAGATTAACCTGATTGTTGAGTACCTGCGCACTCTGCAGGAAGACATTCCGGACCTGTAG
- a CDS encoding GNAT family N-acetyltransferase, producing MIRALHEDDASACIRLLADTGQDVAPHGLRRFLAQRPRLSFVAESSGDVVGCVLASFNGLTAFLQHLAVSQPGEGLGRSLIAAVEEAAHAAGASEIMLLSTESASVFYTTLGYELSPAHVARKRLPPVADLPAESFSHADVVAVLSATPGTLRSMLAGLPDDWLHAVPAGESWSPYETVGHLAHGEVTDWMTRVRHILEHGDSRPFVPFDRAGRGSEGSSLEDLLQEFEQLRRSNLRDLERLALGDSDMQRPGLHPALGSVTMGQLLSTWAVHDLSHIAQISRVLAARYRVAVGPWRSYLAILDR from the coding sequence GTGATTCGTGCCCTGCATGAGGACGACGCGTCCGCCTGCATTCGGCTGCTTGCCGATACGGGCCAGGACGTCGCGCCTCATGGATTGCGCAGGTTTCTGGCCCAGCGCCCTCGCCTCTCATTTGTCGCAGAGTCCTCAGGCGATGTGGTTGGCTGCGTGTTGGCGTCCTTCAATGGACTGACGGCATTTCTTCAGCATCTGGCTGTTTCCCAGCCAGGGGAGGGCCTTGGTCGCTCGCTGATTGCTGCGGTGGAGGAAGCAGCGCACGCGGCCGGAGCCTCCGAGATCATGCTGCTGAGCACCGAATCGGCATCGGTGTTCTACACCACGCTCGGCTACGAACTGAGCCCCGCACATGTAGCGAGGAAACGCTTGCCCCCCGTCGCGGACCTCCCGGCGGAGTCGTTCAGTCACGCCGACGTGGTAGCGGTGCTCAGTGCCACACCCGGAACCCTGCGTTCCATGCTGGCGGGGCTTCCGGACGATTGGCTCCATGCCGTGCCGGCGGGCGAGTCGTGGTCGCCCTATGAAACCGTTGGGCACCTGGCGCATGGCGAAGTCACCGATTGGATGACACGCGTGCGGCACATCCTCGAGCATGGCGATTCCAGGCCCTTCGTTCCGTTTGATCGGGCGGGTCGTGGCTCCGAGGGCAGTTCACTGGAGGACCTGCTGCAGGAGTTCGAGCAGCTGCGCCGGAGCAATCTGCGTGACCTGGAGCGCCTTGCACTCGGCGATTCGGACATGCAGCGGCCGGGGCTTCATCCAGCCTTGGGGTCCGTGACGATGGGCCAGTTGCTGTCGACCTGGGCGGTGCATGACCTCAGCCACATCGCGCAAATATCGAGGGTGTTGGCCGCCCGCTATCGGGTGGCGGTTGGGCCCTGGCGCAGCTATTTGGCGATTCTGGATCGGTAG
- a CDS encoding HlyC/CorC family transporter yields MTLLIFYVALALGVSFMCSIMEAVLLSVSPAYVAAAKEEGSRVGHKLAEFKQDVDRPLAAILSLNTIAHTVGAAGAGAQAANVFGSAYLGIASAILTMLILVVSEIIPKTLGAIYWRGLAPSVARLLTPTMWSMWPLVKLAQGLTLLIARGKVHGTLRRDEFPALADVGVAEGVLHEEESRIMRSLLKFGELTVADVMTPRTVVFAVEAGKSASEIVDEHPNLIFSRIPVYEGEVDQVTGIALRKDILQSVAQGQGEATMGELRRPVMSVPAGMGLRPLMTRLTEGRSHMAIVVGEYGDLLGVVTLEDAIETLIGLEIMDEVDTVQDMQLFARERWEKRRARLEEMT; encoded by the coding sequence ATGACCCTTCTGATTTTCTATGTCGCCCTGGCGCTGGGCGTATCGTTCATGTGCAGCATCATGGAGGCGGTGCTGCTCTCGGTGTCTCCGGCATATGTGGCGGCCGCCAAAGAGGAGGGAAGCCGAGTCGGCCACAAACTGGCCGAATTCAAGCAGGATGTGGACCGGCCTCTCGCCGCGATCCTCAGTCTGAACACCATCGCCCATACCGTGGGAGCGGCCGGTGCCGGCGCTCAGGCCGCGAACGTGTTCGGCAGTGCGTATCTGGGCATTGCTTCGGCGATCCTGACGATGTTGATTCTGGTCGTCTCCGAGATCATTCCGAAGACGCTGGGCGCGATATACTGGCGGGGGCTTGCCCCGAGTGTCGCGCGGCTGCTGACCCCCACGATGTGGTCCATGTGGCCTCTGGTTAAACTCGCGCAGGGTCTAACCCTGTTGATCGCCCGCGGAAAGGTGCACGGCACGCTGAGGCGAGACGAGTTTCCAGCGCTTGCGGACGTTGGTGTGGCTGAAGGCGTATTGCACGAGGAGGAATCCCGCATCATGCGCTCCCTGCTCAAGTTCGGCGAGCTGACGGTGGCCGATGTGATGACGCCGCGCACGGTGGTGTTCGCCGTCGAGGCCGGCAAGTCCGCCTCCGAAATCGTGGACGAGCACCCGAATCTGATCTTTTCCCGCATCCCGGTCTACGAGGGCGAGGTGGATCAAGTCACCGGAATCGCGCTGCGCAAGGATATCCTGCAGTCGGTCGCGCAGGGCCAGGGAGAGGCGACCATGGGAGAGTTGCGGCGTCCGGTGATGTCCGTGCCCGCAGGCATGGGGCTGCGCCCGCTCATGACCCGCCTCACAGAGGGTCGCTCTCACATGGCCATTGTCGTCGGGGAATACGGAGACTTGCTGGGCGTGGTCACGCTGGAAGACGCCATCGAAACCCTGATCGGCCTGGAGATCATGGACGAGGTCGACACCGTGCAGGACATGCAGCTTTTTGCCCGTGAGCGCTGGGAGAAGCGTCGCGCCCGCCTTGAGGAGATGACGTGA
- a CDS encoding thymidylate synthase — translation MRQYLDLLRHVRDHGLRKTDRTGTGTLSVFGHQMRFDLSEAFPLVTTKKVYFRGLAVEMLWFLRGGTNIDYLNEHRVHIWDPWADEDGNLGPVYGKQWVNWTRPDGSSVNQIERVIDSIRNNPDSRRHIVNAWNAGEVEQMALPPCHMFYQFWVGDGRLSCQLYVRSNDLFLGAPFNIAEYALLTHMVAQQCDLDVGELVYTIGDAHIYLNHLDQIEEQLARTPYPLPQLKINCRPASIFDYAFEDFELVDYQYHPAIKAPVAV, via the coding sequence ATGCGGCAATACCTCGACCTTCTGCGCCATGTGCGTGACCACGGCCTTCGGAAAACTGATCGCACGGGCACCGGCACTCTGAGCGTGTTTGGCCATCAGATGCGCTTCGACCTGTCCGAGGCATTCCCGCTGGTGACCACCAAGAAGGTCTACTTTCGCGGCCTGGCCGTGGAGATGTTGTGGTTCCTGCGAGGCGGCACCAACATCGACTACCTCAATGAACACCGGGTACACATCTGGGACCCTTGGGCGGATGAAGACGGCAACCTGGGGCCTGTGTACGGCAAGCAGTGGGTCAACTGGACGCGGCCCGACGGCTCAAGTGTGAACCAGATCGAGCGGGTGATCGATTCCATTCGCAACAACCCGGATTCGCGGCGCCACATCGTCAACGCCTGGAATGCCGGGGAGGTAGAGCAGATGGCGCTCCCGCCGTGCCACATGTTCTACCAGTTCTGGGTGGGCGATGGACGGCTCAGCTGCCAGCTATACGTGCGCTCCAATGACCTCTTCCTTGGCGCCCCGTTCAACATCGCTGAGTATGCGCTGCTCACCCACATGGTCGCCCAGCAGTGCGATCTCGATGTCGGTGAGCTCGTCTACACCATCGGCGACGCTCACATTTACCTCAACCATCTCGACCAGATTGAGGAGCAGTTGGCCCGCACGCCATATCCCCTGCCGCAACTGAAGATCAATTGCCGTCCCGCGAGCATCTTCGACTACGCATTTGAGGACTTCGAGCTGGTGGACTACCAGTACCACCCTGCCATCAAGGCCCCGGTGGCAGTGTGA
- a CDS encoding dihydrofolate reductase — translation MNRPEIVIVAAVAEKDRLIGNGMQLPWHIPEDLKHFKRLTMGKPMVMGRKTFQSLVEQFGGPLPGRRHLVVTRNSDYTTDQADVFHSIDDAVAAAGGAPELIIAGGASIYAHFLDKADRMELTLVEGDHDGDTYFPKYNHFIGTRYRIANTDRRDGFRFITFVRR, via the coding sequence ATGAACCGACCTGAGATCGTCATCGTTGCGGCGGTGGCGGAAAAAGACCGTCTCATCGGCAACGGAATGCAATTGCCCTGGCACATTCCGGAAGACCTGAAGCACTTCAAGAGACTGACGATGGGCAAGCCGATGGTCATGGGTCGCAAGACGTTTCAGAGTCTGGTGGAGCAATTCGGGGGGCCGCTACCGGGTCGGCGGCATCTTGTCGTAACCCGAAATTCCGACTACACAACAGACCAGGCTGACGTCTTCCACTCAATTGACGATGCGGTCGCTGCCGCGGGGGGTGCGCCGGAGCTGATCATCGCCGGAGGTGCGTCCATCTATGCGCACTTCCTGGACAAGGCGGACCGCATGGAATTGACCCTGGTCGAGGGCGACCATGATGGAGACACGTACTTCCCGAAGTACAACCACTTCATAGGGACACGCTACCGCATCGCCAATACGGACCGCCGAGACGGATTTCGCTTCATTACGTTCGTGCGCAGGTAG